One genomic window of Candidatus Nitrospira nitrosa includes the following:
- a CDS encoding sulfite oxidase-like oxidoreductase: MDESNRLIKTKEQWARARRGGEEREVFYAGDERLPPGQHLVENFPVLDLGFKPEIPLSEWRLSIGGFVTTPLTWTWEQFMAQPQLTHRSDFHCVTSWSRYDNDWEGVTFKHIIAVVKPLSLARFVLFKSYDDYTTNLPLEACNDDDVLLARHWNGSPLSRDHGGPVRVIVPKRYAWKGAKWVKEITFSDKDEKGFWEVRGYSNTALPWNNDRYG; the protein is encoded by the coding sequence ATGGACGAATCAAACCGTCTGATAAAGACCAAAGAACAATGGGCTCGTGCTCGGCGAGGCGGAGAAGAGCGTGAAGTGTTTTATGCCGGAGATGAGCGATTGCCGCCAGGCCAACACCTCGTCGAAAACTTCCCCGTGCTGGACCTCGGCTTTAAACCAGAAATTCCGTTGAGTGAATGGCGGCTGAGCATCGGAGGATTTGTCACGACCCCTCTGACGTGGACGTGGGAGCAATTCATGGCTCAACCCCAACTCACCCATCGGTCGGACTTCCACTGTGTCACGTCATGGAGTCGATATGACAACGACTGGGAAGGCGTGACGTTTAAGCATATCATCGCCGTCGTGAAACCCCTGTCGCTGGCCCGGTTTGTCCTCTTCAAGTCGTACGACGACTACACGACGAATCTCCCGCTCGAGGCTTGCAACGACGATGATGTCCTCCTCGCCCGTCATTGGAATGGCAGCCCCCTCTCCCGAGACCACGGTGGGCCGGTGCGTGTCATCGTCCCGAAACGGTATGCCTGGAAAGGAGCGAAGTGGGTGAAAGAGATTACGTTTTCCGATAAAGACGAGAAGGGGTTCTGGGAAGTCCGTGGATATTCGAACACCGCACTCCCATGGAACAATGACCGTTATGGCTAA
- a CDS encoding multicopper oxidase family protein, producing MIKGVSSNCATVMSVRGWIACIVAAVALTLCMAGNESVHATTGVGPYEVPQVKDGNSDPTIVETWIVADEATVNIASPGSPAVMANGMTFKSCSDKLLSNCTTPGIPGPEFRLKVGDRVIVNFVNNLEKSGLDPEANVSGIHWHGIELNNASDGTEVTQPAVAPKGGKFVYDFIVSRPGIFWYHPHHHSSTNQVAKGLYGSIIVEDNQGYEAQLRNNGVIPSAEQTKTLVLSDITVCNTPGAGTNPATFDDTVLPHVSGIQAWAINYQNHILTQSPLILCETYPLDANGNLRGAFTAGDVPNIQSPSLTGSMSEGFTVLTNGVKVDARGGSPSAPAASSSSVLTNALEVKADQGLRLQIVNPSPVRYMRLRLTTSSGEQVNLFRIGGEGGLLDRVVLEGGMIGEFDFKYGQGEILVPPASRADVVAKIPSISGTVADGSVLTLWTEDFERVAATYSWTPTVPVMHLVINGSVATPYIIANGSHLLENLGSNAMVKVLSTAPDNLLTPSNGEAGSTNKDIQLTFWANNGAFQASIDGVPMPRDFTGLGKDGLASGGNPFYLESARHAALSNVMELTVTNTTGAHHPFHLHGFSFQPESLNPQAGTTGPTYTFPYHEFRDIMDVPANYTFTFRVSLDDRPTAKKSKGGGLGRWLFHCHILPHATFGMMSELHVH from the coding sequence ATGATAAAAGGTGTATCAAGTAATTGCGCGACAGTCATGAGCGTCCGCGGTTGGATAGCGTGCATCGTCGCTGCCGTGGCGCTCACGTTGTGTATGGCTGGCAACGAGTCAGTACATGCCACGACGGGAGTCGGGCCGTATGAGGTTCCACAGGTTAAAGACGGGAATAGTGATCCAACCATCGTCGAGACCTGGATTGTGGCAGACGAGGCAACTGTCAATATCGCTTCGCCTGGCAGCCCGGCAGTGATGGCGAACGGGATGACGTTTAAGAGCTGTTCAGACAAGCTGCTTAGTAACTGTACGACGCCTGGAATACCCGGTCCGGAGTTTCGGCTCAAGGTGGGAGACCGGGTCATCGTGAATTTTGTGAATAACCTCGAGAAGTCAGGTTTGGATCCAGAGGCGAATGTGTCAGGTATTCACTGGCATGGCATCGAATTGAACAATGCCAGTGACGGCACGGAAGTGACTCAACCTGCAGTGGCCCCCAAAGGGGGTAAGTTTGTCTACGATTTCATCGTCAGCCGGCCGGGGATCTTTTGGTACCATCCGCACCACCACTCGTCGACCAATCAAGTGGCAAAAGGACTCTACGGATCGATCATTGTTGAAGATAATCAGGGGTATGAGGCGCAACTTCGGAATAATGGTGTGATCCCGTCGGCAGAACAAACCAAGACGCTGGTGCTCAGCGACATCACGGTCTGCAACACTCCTGGAGCGGGGACCAACCCGGCCACATTTGATGACACGGTGCTGCCGCATGTCAGTGGCATTCAAGCGTGGGCGATCAACTACCAAAATCATATTTTGACTCAGTCTCCGCTCATTCTCTGCGAAACGTATCCACTTGATGCAAATGGAAATTTAAGGGGGGCATTCACTGCCGGAGATGTTCCGAACATTCAATCTCCGAGTTTGACTGGTTCTATGAGTGAAGGGTTTACGGTCCTGACCAACGGTGTGAAGGTGGATGCGAGGGGAGGGAGTCCTAGTGCCCCAGCTGCTTCTTCATCCAGTGTGTTGACAAATGCACTTGAGGTTAAGGCCGACCAGGGATTGCGGTTACAAATTGTGAATCCTTCGCCGGTCCGTTACATGCGCCTCCGGTTGACGACCAGCAGTGGGGAGCAGGTCAACCTGTTTCGAATCGGTGGAGAGGGAGGATTACTCGATCGGGTGGTGCTTGAGGGGGGTATGATTGGCGAGTTTGATTTTAAGTATGGGCAGGGCGAGATTTTGGTCCCGCCTGCAAGTCGTGCGGATGTGGTGGCGAAGATTCCGAGCATTAGCGGTACCGTAGCGGACGGCTCAGTCCTGACTCTCTGGACGGAGGATTTCGAGCGGGTGGCAGCCACATACTCCTGGACTCCGACCGTGCCGGTGATGCACTTGGTAATTAATGGTAGTGTGGCTACTCCATATATCATTGCCAATGGTAGCCACCTGCTTGAGAATTTGGGATCGAACGCGATGGTTAAGGTTCTCAGTACAGCACCGGATAATCTCCTTACCCCTTCCAACGGCGAAGCTGGGTCGACGAATAAAGATATCCAGCTGACGTTCTGGGCGAACAACGGTGCGTTTCAGGCGTCGATTGACGGGGTTCCGATGCCGAGAGACTTCACAGGTCTAGGTAAAGATGGTCTGGCCAGCGGCGGCAATCCTTTTTACCTTGAGTCAGCCCGTCATGCAGCGCTCTCCAATGTGATGGAGCTGACGGTGACTAATACGACGGGGGCGCACCATCCGTTTCATTTGCACGGGTTTTCGTTTCAGCCGGAGAGCCTGAACCCGCAAGCGGGTACAACCGGACCGACCTACACCTTCCCGTATCATGAGTTTCGGGACATCATGGATGTGCCTGCGAATTATACCTTTACGTTTAGGGTCTCCTTGGATGATCGACCGACTGCGAAAAAATCGAAAGGGGGAGGGTTGGGGCGGTGGCTGTTCCATTGCCACATCCTCCCTCATGCCACGTTCGGTATGATGTCGGAGCTTCACGTTCACTAG
- a CDS encoding glycosyltransferase family protein gives MKLSHIDANSTITVFKQLGGFPDCPILEDVAFCERVIKMTEPLLLSPLVGTETRMFIRMRIWKIFVRGLHIILHVEFRLPVRPRLFFQDVR, from the coding sequence ATGAAGCTTTCGCATATTGATGCGAATTCAACGATCACAGTCTTCAAGCAACTCGGGGGATTCCCAGATTGCCCAATACTGGAAGATGTGGCCTTTTGTGAGCGGGTTATCAAGATGACCGAACCGCTGTTACTCTCTCCACTGGTTGGCACCGAAACCAGGATGTTCATCAGGATGCGGATTTGGAAAATTTTTGTTCGCGGGCTGCATATTATTCTCCACGTCGAGTTTCGCCTGCCGGTTCGCCCTCGCCTATTCTTTCAAGACGTGCGTTAA
- a CDS encoding methyl-accepting chemotaxis protein: protein MRMVTVTHTSMSTSDPRSRFFVHRIQKGYAAWIGLLLFLYSALFFTMAFYGAHLKPVVALYTSDSLEERQAAAEEMLTISKTVWVAVPVLFFGSVIFSLVVTRRVAGPLSRLDESLQQWAKGNLRWRMRFRPSDRLDELADHANCALENIERSFEQIHHQTRALQAALQKIEKVEPMGVKDARAALDEITGTLQQFDFRAVVNRR, encoded by the coding sequence ATGAGAATGGTCACTGTGACACACACGTCGATGTCGACGAGCGATCCTCGATCCAGATTCTTCGTGCATCGAATCCAAAAGGGGTACGCCGCGTGGATTGGGTTGTTGCTGTTTCTGTATTCGGCATTGTTTTTTACGATGGCCTTCTATGGAGCTCATCTGAAGCCCGTCGTTGCCCTCTATACGAGTGATTCATTGGAGGAGCGGCAGGCAGCAGCTGAAGAGATGTTGACCATAAGCAAGACGGTCTGGGTTGCGGTTCCGGTGCTCTTTTTCGGTTCTGTGATTTTCAGTCTTGTCGTGACACGGCGTGTGGCAGGTCCGCTTTCTCGCCTGGACGAAAGTCTTCAGCAGTGGGCAAAGGGAAACCTTCGTTGGCGCATGCGCTTTCGTCCGAGCGATCGGCTGGATGAGTTGGCTGATCACGCGAATTGTGCGTTGGAAAATATCGAGCGGTCGTTTGAGCAGATTCATCATCAGACACGAGCCTTGCAGGCGGCACTTCAGAAGATTGAAAAGGTTGAGCCTATGGGTGTGAAAGACGCACGGGCGGCTCTGGATGAGATCACCGGGACGTTACAGCAATTCGATTTTCGAGCGGTGGTCAATAGGCGCTGA
- a CDS encoding type IV pilin protein, translated as MACVERENGGFTLLEVLVVLAMLSILAAVAMVSHGHFVDHAKAVEAEVVLAEVKRLEMVYHANHGTYSGDVTAIGLTLLPTLKYYKVEVWLDDGGGSFQAAAIPLFGKQTQPALVLTHTKDGTTLQEQEIGTLARQSQALSLPIGMSSSLEGQTEMSTGTPRKARQEDCRKGGEATVAADGLLDMNFCLK; from the coding sequence ATGGCGTGTGTAGAAAGGGAAAATGGTGGATTCACCCTGCTCGAGGTGTTGGTCGTTCTGGCCATGCTAAGCATTCTTGCCGCAGTCGCGATGGTATCGCATGGTCATTTTGTCGACCATGCCAAAGCGGTGGAGGCCGAGGTGGTCCTCGCGGAGGTAAAGAGATTAGAAATGGTTTACCACGCCAATCATGGGACCTATTCCGGTGATGTGACGGCCATCGGCCTTACGCTCCTACCCACGCTCAAGTACTACAAGGTCGAGGTGTGGTTGGATGACGGAGGAGGATCATTTCAAGCGGCTGCCATACCGCTCTTTGGAAAACAGACACAGCCGGCTCTGGTGTTGACGCATACAAAGGATGGGACGACGCTCCAGGAGCAGGAGATTGGAACACTGGCCCGCCAAAGTCAGGCTCTGTCTCTGCCGATCGGGATGTCTTCGAGTCTCGAGGGACAGACGGAGATGAGCACGGGAACACCGAGAAAAGCGCGGCAGGAAGACTGTCGAAAAGGCGGTGAAGCAACGGTGGCCGCAGATGGATTGCTCGATATGAATTTCTGCTTGAAATGA
- a CDS encoding GlcG/HbpS family heme-binding protein: MLMKILSSRGYRIVITVMALCLLISPVYFSVTWADELPKESVLPLGLANKAIQAALDTCTKDGYRVSVSVVDRDGVLRAMGRADGAGTHTVDSSRKKAYTAASLRRPTSELADLIAKVPTLQALREINGEVLVLGGGLPIEIGREVVGGIGVGGAPGTQLDDACAQGGLDAIGAAPKVSPAK; this comes from the coding sequence ATGTTGATGAAGATTTTATCAAGCCGAGGGTATCGAATTGTCATTACCGTTATGGCACTGTGTCTTCTCATTAGTCCCGTCTATTTCTCCGTCACATGGGCGGATGAATTGCCTAAAGAATCCGTATTGCCCTTGGGACTCGCGAACAAGGCGATACAAGCCGCGTTAGATACCTGCACAAAAGACGGCTACCGGGTGAGTGTCTCGGTGGTAGACCGTGACGGCGTCCTTCGTGCCATGGGACGTGCCGATGGCGCTGGGACTCATACAGTCGACAGCAGCCGAAAAAAAGCCTATACCGCTGCCAGCCTACGGCGTCCCACGAGTGAGCTTGCCGATCTCATTGCCAAAGTTCCCACGCTTCAGGCGCTTCGTGAAATCAATGGTGAGGTGCTGGTGTTGGGTGGCGGGCTTCCTATTGAAATTGGACGAGAGGTGGTTGGTGGCATCGGGGTTGGTGGAGCGCCAGGCACCCAGCTGGATGATGCTTGCGCGCAGGGAGGTCTGGATGCCATCGGGGCAGCTCCCAAGGTATCCCCAGCCAAGTGA
- a CDS encoding TVP38/TMEM64 family protein, whose protein sequence is MIRHEAAMTTPALNQRESAHSNLGKISIAIVVVLAVGAFFYLDLGKFLSLTALKENRDSLLTFTDANFPAAVAIFIGTYILVTGLSLPGAVILTLAGGFVFGAGWATLFINLGATTGATLAFLTARYVLRDAVEQKFGARLGPFQEGFAKNAFSYLLTLRLIPLFPFFVVNLVSGLTRVTVGTYILATAIGIIPGSFVYAYAGRQLGTINSLKEIASLNVIGAFVLLGLLALVPVVYKQFSAKSVGGRAS, encoded by the coding sequence ATGATACGCCACGAGGCCGCTATGACAACCCCAGCCTTGAATCAGCGCGAATCTGCCCATTCCAATTTAGGGAAGATCTCTATCGCAATTGTGGTGGTGCTTGCCGTTGGGGCCTTCTTCTATCTTGATCTTGGGAAATTTCTTTCCTTAACGGCCTTGAAAGAAAACCGGGATAGCTTGCTGACATTCACGGACGCTAACTTTCCCGCTGCCGTGGCGATCTTTATCGGAACCTATATCCTGGTGACAGGTCTGTCACTTCCTGGTGCAGTGATTCTGACCTTAGCCGGTGGATTTGTGTTTGGTGCGGGGTGGGCGACTCTGTTTATCAATCTGGGGGCAACCACAGGGGCAACACTGGCCTTTCTTACTGCACGATATGTTTTGCGTGATGCGGTGGAGCAGAAGTTTGGGGCTCGACTTGGCCCGTTCCAAGAGGGGTTTGCGAAGAATGCGTTCAGCTATCTCTTGACCCTACGGCTGATTCCGCTCTTTCCCTTCTTTGTCGTCAATCTGGTATCCGGACTCACACGCGTCACTGTCGGAACGTACATCCTTGCCACAGCAATCGGCATCATTCCTGGTTCGTTTGTGTACGCGTACGCAGGGCGTCAACTTGGGACGATCAATTCACTGAAAGAAATCGCCTCCCTCAATGTCATCGGCGCCTTTGTGCTCTTAGGACTGCTGGCACTGGTCCCAGTTGTGTATAAACAGTTTTCTGCAAAGTCGGTAGGAGGAAGAGCTTCTTGA
- a CDS encoding YdbH domain-containing protein: MLTQRYQVAVLLAVVLLGGCYLLLPLGASYLLANQLRAYGYSQVILQLGYPGWTQMTIPVVSFQQDLGEERLMISLTDAEIQYDMGLLFQGRANRILLRDVAIHVLTVHSTGAITGGKQEEENSDEESSPWRLLTAGDLLRTLPILPFGELQLERLTVFREQATGPLRKVTIDGELTSTGNEVGGHLSFRGRDTGSYSLVVAGKSASTWSATLSSQRPQAAPIVSWQSRSRPTGSSDIQVDGQLRMDVQELAPFIALLVPIGPELEKVTGQVALDWAGVAATEAALGSLWEDEHTRVDGQVRINVTLPALKGVAKDIALAYVGRFAGNATQAEWAMSPGVFLTATVNTQPRLIPDAVRLILPHGDQLVRIENKNVVRGTLYWKDRPIRTVAQGPLQVTYGRPSGPVVATFETTRAEGRGSELILVEGAYQLEGVLPGALTERLSAKEAAGRVRGTVRLDRAHIAGVLLPPSSITIKQIGQGAVFVPGATVNLSEPLTVECDLIPRYCSAGPLTATILAPTVRIGSQTVSSTQGLLSIPEMETRETNWTAGGMLVITGVSVGAGGTIPAPSHWVTKFSADHTNIGADLQIDLPAYEGVVTARVEQSLQTPYGRLHGTIGPVRFDGAERRLSRLTRAVGPSSDLLDGTISATVDATWDETVGNHSSRTRVISASARLVAENVSGYYHDYGLRGVSTSMVLRAEGTDSIMMVQPATLFVAAIQSGVDVNNIKTSYQARWKLADPFPIVELKDLQCEMFGGMITSPGLLVDLASPSSMTTFSLRDLDLAKILSVDQQRGLEGTGTLNGTLPVTITSRGMVVDDGVIEAQPPGGVIRHLSTSESSKALSDSDQSLQFVAQALNNFHYKVLRVGVKYEETGMLNLSARLEGRNPELTQTPPIHFNLTVQEHIPTLLKSLRLIEDIHGMIERQYSRP, encoded by the coding sequence ATGTTAACCCAACGTTATCAAGTTGCCGTGCTATTGGCTGTTGTTCTGTTGGGTGGATGCTACCTCTTGTTACCATTGGGCGCTTCATATCTCTTAGCCAACCAGCTACGTGCGTATGGGTACAGTCAGGTCATCCTTCAGCTCGGGTATCCCGGCTGGACCCAGATGACCATACCCGTTGTCTCATTCCAACAAGATTTGGGAGAAGAACGGCTCATGATCTCCCTTACTGATGCGGAGATTCAGTATGACATGGGGCTGCTGTTTCAAGGTCGTGCGAATAGGATCCTGCTCAGAGATGTGGCCATCCATGTGCTGACCGTGCATTCGACAGGAGCCATCACTGGAGGGAAACAAGAGGAAGAGAACAGCGATGAAGAATCGTCACCGTGGAGGTTGCTGACGGCGGGCGATCTTCTGCGCACTCTTCCCATTCTTCCCTTTGGCGAGTTGCAGCTTGAGCGCCTGACCGTGTTCCGCGAGCAAGCAACGGGGCCGCTCCGTAAAGTCACGATTGATGGGGAGCTGACTTCGACCGGCAACGAGGTAGGAGGGCATCTCTCATTCCGAGGGAGAGATACCGGCTCCTATAGCCTCGTGGTGGCCGGGAAGTCGGCCAGTACCTGGTCGGCCACGTTGTCCTCACAGCGGCCACAGGCAGCACCGATTGTTTCCTGGCAGTCCCGATCGCGTCCAACCGGTAGTTCAGACATTCAAGTCGATGGGCAACTTCGAATGGATGTACAGGAGCTGGCTCCGTTCATTGCTCTCCTCGTGCCCATCGGACCGGAACTGGAGAAGGTGACGGGACAGGTTGCACTTGATTGGGCGGGGGTTGCTGCGACAGAGGCTGCGCTCGGATCCCTCTGGGAAGATGAACATACCCGTGTAGACGGGCAAGTACGTATCAATGTCACCCTTCCTGCATTGAAAGGCGTGGCGAAGGACATTGCCCTGGCCTATGTGGGAAGGTTTGCAGGCAATGCCACGCAGGCGGAGTGGGCGATGAGCCCCGGTGTTTTCCTTACAGCTACAGTGAATACCCAACCTCGTCTTATTCCGGACGCTGTTCGGTTGATCCTTCCTCATGGGGATCAGCTGGTGCGGATTGAGAACAAGAATGTCGTACGGGGGACGCTCTACTGGAAAGATCGTCCCATCCGTACCGTGGCTCAAGGCCCACTCCAGGTGACCTACGGCAGGCCATCAGGCCCGGTGGTCGCCACGTTCGAAACCACCAGGGCTGAAGGACGTGGGAGTGAATTGATCTTGGTCGAAGGGGCCTATCAACTGGAAGGAGTGCTCCCCGGGGCATTGACCGAACGGCTGTCTGCAAAAGAGGCGGCCGGCAGAGTTCGGGGGACTGTACGACTAGACCGAGCACATATCGCGGGGGTGTTATTACCGCCGTCTTCGATCACAATAAAACAGATCGGACAAGGTGCGGTCTTTGTCCCGGGAGCTACCGTGAATCTCTCCGAACCCCTGACGGTGGAATGTGACCTGATTCCGAGGTACTGCTCTGCAGGACCACTGACAGCCACGATTCTGGCTCCTACCGTCAGAATAGGCAGTCAAACTGTTAGTAGTACTCAGGGGCTGCTCAGCATCCCAGAGATGGAGACGAGAGAGACGAATTGGACAGCCGGGGGGATGTTGGTGATTACTGGAGTCAGTGTGGGTGCCGGGGGAACGATTCCTGCACCAAGCCATTGGGTGACGAAGTTCTCGGCTGATCACACGAACATTGGGGCGGACCTACAGATCGATCTTCCGGCTTATGAAGGGGTGGTAACCGCCAGGGTTGAGCAATCACTACAGACTCCTTACGGCAGGTTGCATGGCACGATCGGTCCGGTGAGGTTTGATGGGGCTGAGCGGCGGCTCAGCAGACTCACGAGGGCTGTTGGACCATCGAGTGATCTTCTTGATGGGACCATCAGTGCCACAGTTGACGCAACCTGGGATGAGACGGTTGGAAACCACTCTAGCCGCACCAGGGTGATCTCAGCGTCGGCGCGGCTGGTAGCGGAGAATGTTTCCGGGTACTATCATGATTACGGACTGAGGGGGGTGAGCACGTCCATGGTCCTTCGTGCAGAGGGAACGGATTCCATCATGATGGTTCAGCCGGCGACTCTTTTTGTAGCGGCCATCCAGAGTGGTGTGGATGTGAACAATATCAAGACTTCCTATCAGGCACGATGGAAATTGGCAGATCCATTCCCGATCGTTGAGCTGAAAGACCTTCAGTGTGAAATGTTTGGAGGGATGATCACTAGTCCTGGTCTTCTGGTAGACTTGGCATCGCCTTCATCCATGACAACCTTTTCCTTACGCGATCTTGATCTCGCAAAGATTCTCAGTGTGGACCAACAACGGGGACTGGAGGGAACCGGCACGCTCAATGGGACGCTCCCGGTTACGATTACCTCAAGGGGCATGGTGGTGGATGATGGAGTCATTGAGGCGCAGCCTCCAGGGGGAGTGATACGACACCTCTCAACCTCAGAGTCCTCGAAAGCGCTTTCAGACTCCGATCAGTCTCTCCAGTTCGTGGCGCAGGCACTTAATAACTTTCACTACAAGGTGTTGCGTGTGGGGGTCAAGTACGAAGAAACCGGCATGTTAAATTTAAGTGCCCGATTGGAGGGCCGGAATCCAGAGCTTACGCAGACCCCACCCATTCACTTTAATCTCACGGTGCAAGAACATATTCCGACACTCCTGAAGAGTCTCCGGTTGATCGAAGATATTCATGGGATGATTGAGCGTCAATATAGCCGCCCCTGA
- a CDS encoding YdbL family protein, with translation MTMVRRLAIVVCTTLLGTAVAFSAFALSLDEAKAKGLVGERPNGYLGAVNPSNTEAQAVIADVNQKRRQAYEDIAKRNRTDLRSVETLAGEKAIQNTRPGNFVEGPGGWVKK, from the coding sequence ATGACTATGGTACGACGGTTGGCTATTGTGGTGTGTACGACGCTCCTAGGAACCGCGGTTGCTTTTTCAGCGTTTGCCTTGTCGTTGGATGAAGCGAAGGCAAAAGGGCTGGTCGGTGAAAGGCCTAACGGCTATCTAGGGGCCGTGAATCCTTCCAATACTGAAGCCCAAGCCGTCATAGCGGACGTGAATCAGAAGCGGCGACAGGCGTATGAGGATATCGCAAAACGGAACCGCACAGATCTTCGTTCAGTTGAGACCCTGGCCGGAGAAAAAGCGATTCAGAACACCAGACCTGGAAACTTTGTTGAGGGGCCAGGTGGATGGGTCAAAAAATAA
- a CDS encoding YnbE family lipoprotein: protein MQKCAGTLLWGTAALVMIACTPRVEVAAPDKPITINLNVKIDHEIRLKVDKDLDQVLSKDSGLF from the coding sequence ATGCAGAAATGTGCAGGAACGCTACTCTGGGGTACTGCGGCGCTTGTCATGATCGCGTGCACCCCTCGGGTGGAAGTCGCGGCGCCGGATAAGCCCATTACGATCAATCTCAATGTCAAGATCGATCATGAGATACGACTGAAAGTCGACAAGGACCTGGATCAAGTCTTGTCGAAGGACAGCGGACTGTTCTAG
- a CDS encoding DUF3565 domain-containing protein, with protein MQQSIIGYHQDEHGDWVADLACGHGQHVRHHPPFFNRPWVLTAHGREQHLGTLLNCKKCEEPPVAASPTPS; from the coding sequence ATGCAGCAATCGATCATTGGCTATCATCAAGACGAGCATGGCGACTGGGTTGCCGATCTGGCCTGTGGTCATGGACAGCATGTTCGACATCACCCCCCGTTTTTCAACCGCCCCTGGGTCCTGACTGCTCATGGACGTGAGCAGCATCTCGGCACGCTGCTGAACTGTAAGAAGTGCGAAGAGCCCCCTGTTGCGGCTTCTCCCACGCCATCATAA
- a CDS encoding mercuric reductase: protein MVSCPLSGIVDMSEHYQPLILPYDESNQQLVSNVHPADWVNPEPTGRYNMVVVGAGTAGLITAVVAASLGAKVALIEKHLMGGDCLNVGCVPSKALIRAAKAWADLRKATEFGLHIPTGVTYDFEAVMSRMRKLRARISLNDSAQRYTNLGVDVYIGSGRFLGFDTIQVEGSAGDRVLTFARAAVCTGARAAIPTTPGLQGVDYLTNDSVFSLTQLPQRLGVIGAGPIGCELAQAFARFGSHVTLIETAHGILPNEDRDAAEIVEQQMRRDGIQLLCCGKGLQVEKVEGGKRLTVESHAQQHAVIVDEILLGVGRTPNVERIGLEAAGVEYDRNGIVVNRRLQTTNPKIFAAGDVCSRYKFTHVADAMAQIVIQNALFPHPLGLGYANVESLNMPWCTFTEPEIAHVGMYEKDAKEKRVEVETYTYNLSEVDRAILDGEEEGFARVHIRKGTDKILGATIVARHAGDLISEFAVVMKAGFGAKTIAGTIHPYPTQAEVNKKVVNLWRKAHFTQGTKNLLTKLFAWLRR from the coding sequence ATGGTGTCATGCCCTTTGTCAGGCATCGTGGATATGAGTGAACACTATCAGCCGTTGATTCTTCCATACGACGAGTCGAATCAACAGCTTGTCAGCAATGTGCATCCCGCCGATTGGGTCAATCCTGAACCGACAGGTCGGTACAACATGGTAGTGGTTGGAGCAGGAACTGCCGGACTGATTACAGCCGTGGTCGCTGCAAGTCTCGGTGCCAAAGTGGCGCTGATCGAAAAGCATCTGATGGGTGGGGATTGTCTCAATGTGGGGTGTGTGCCCTCAAAAGCTCTGATTCGTGCCGCTAAGGCTTGGGCGGATCTGAGAAAAGCGACGGAGTTTGGCCTCCATATTCCCACGGGGGTGACGTACGACTTTGAGGCCGTTATGTCGCGCATGCGCAAACTGCGGGCCCGCATCAGCCTGAACGATTCTGCTCAGCGCTACACAAACCTTGGGGTCGATGTGTACATCGGGAGCGGACGTTTTCTTGGTTTTGATACGATCCAAGTGGAAGGTTCAGCCGGGGATCGGGTTCTCACGTTTGCAAGAGCCGCTGTCTGTACAGGGGCCAGAGCGGCGATCCCTACCACGCCCGGCTTACAGGGAGTCGACTATCTGACGAATGACAGTGTCTTTTCTCTCACCCAGCTCCCGCAGCGCCTAGGAGTCATTGGGGCGGGGCCGATCGGATGCGAGCTGGCGCAGGCCTTCGCACGGTTTGGAAGCCACGTCACTTTGATTGAAACGGCGCACGGGATTCTGCCCAACGAGGACCGAGATGCCGCAGAGATTGTCGAACAGCAGATGCGTCGTGATGGAATTCAGCTTCTTTGTTGCGGGAAGGGTTTGCAGGTAGAAAAGGTCGAAGGAGGAAAACGGCTGACCGTTGAGTCGCATGCCCAGCAGCACGCGGTCATTGTCGACGAGATTCTGCTCGGGGTCGGGCGAACCCCGAATGTGGAACGGATTGGATTGGAAGCAGCAGGAGTCGAGTACGATCGGAATGGAATTGTGGTGAATCGGCGCTTGCAAACGACGAATCCAAAAATTTTTGCTGCGGGTGATGTCTGCTCGCGCTACAAGTTTACCCATGTGGCTGATGCCATGGCGCAGATCGTCATTCAGAACGCCTTGTTCCCGCATCCTCTTGGTTTAGGCTATGCCAATGTCGAGTCCTTGAACATGCCCTGGTGTACGTTCACCGAACCGGAAATTGCTCATGTCGGGATGTACGAAAAAGATGCCAAGGAGAAGCGGGTCGAAGTTGAAACCTATACCTACAACCTCAGCGAAGTAGATCGGGCGATCCTGGACGGGGAAGAGGAAGGGTTTGCTCGGGTGCACATTCGAAAAGGGACCGACAAGATTCTTGGGGCGACCATCGTGGCACGTCACGCGGGGGACTTGATCAGTGAATTTGCGGTTGTCATGAAGGCAGGATTCGGGGCAAAAACGATCGCCGGTACGATCCATCCCTATCCCACGCAGGCTGAAGTGAACAAGAAAGTCGTCAATCTTTGGAGGAAAGCGCACTTTACACAGGGGACGAAGAATCTTCTGACCAAGCTGTTTGCCTGGTTGCGGCGATGA